A window of candidate division TA06 bacterium genomic DNA:
AGCCTTATGTCTATTCCCCTGCACCCTACCGTGATCAGATTACCTGGTATGGACCTGCAGTCATAAAACCTTTTGCTATCACTCTTGGTAAAATTGAGTGGGAAACTGCCATAGGAATAGGTCTTGCCCATCAATCCACCTGGCACGACGATTTGAATCAAGACGAGTCCTCCCTATGGGGACTTGGAGATTATTATACTCCAACTCTGACATATTACACTCCCCAGTTTTCAACTGAAATTAGCATTAAGTTTTTCAGAGAACAATTAGGCTTCGGTTTTGGTGGGGGCATTAGACAGTTTGCCGGAGCCACCACTGGTGCATGGACAGATATACACAACCCACCGCGCCTTGGCTTTGGTTACGGTTTATTGTTTAGACTTTGGGGATATATTTGATTGAGAGGAGTGCTTAACTTGGCTAACAGAGTATCTACGCCATACGCTATTAATATTCAAGTCATCCAATAATAATAAAGGAAAAATTAGATGAAAGACCTGATCAAGCGGCTGACCGAGACCTACGGCCCTTCGGGCAACGAGGAGCTCATCCGGGAACAGATCAAAAAGGAGATCAAGAGCCTGGCCAACGAGGTCAGGACCGACGTGCTGGGCAACCTGATCGCCTTCACGAGAGCTAAAAGCTCGAAGCATAAAGCTCTGAAAGTTATGATCGCCGCCCACATGGACGAAATTGGCTTCATCGCCACCCACATCGACAAACAGGGCTTCGTGCGGGTCTCCAACATCGGCGGCATTTACCTCCACAACGTGATCGCCCAGCGGGTGATCTTTGCCAATGGCACGGTGGGGACCATCAACGAGGAGCGGGCCGAAAACCCCTCCGAGGCCAAGCGGATAGACAAGCTGTACATTGACATCGGGGCCGCCGGCAAGCGCGAGGCCGAGGCCAGAGTGGCGGTGGGCGATGTGGCCGGGTTCCACCGTAGTTGCGAATTCCTGGGCAACCGGGCAATCGCCAAGTCCATGGACGACCGGATCGGCTGCGCCATCATGATCGAAGCCATGAAGAAACTGAAATCCTCGCCCAACGAGATATATTTCGTCTTCACCACCCAGGAGGAAGTGGGCCTGCGCGGGGCCACCACCGCCGCCTTCGGGGTCTCCCCGGACCTGGGGATCGCCGTTGACATCACCGGAGCCTTTGACACCCCGGACGAGAAGCCCAAGCTGCCCTCGGCCTTGGGCGGCGGCGCGGCCATCAAGGTCAAAGACGCCGGGCTGCTGGCTCATCCGGCGGTGAAGAAGTTGATGATCGAGACCGCCCGGGCCAACAAGATCCCTTATCAATTGGACATCCTGGAAGGCGGGACCACCGACGGCGCCGCCATCTACAAGACCAAATCCGGCATTCCCACCGGAGTGATCTCGGTGCCCACCCGCTATGCCCACTCGGCCTCGGAGATGGTGGACCTGGGGGACGTCAAGGCTTCGGTGGATCTCTTGGTCAAACTGCTGATGCTGAACCTGAGTGCCAAGGGGTTTTAAGCCTACCTGAAAGCACCGCTCTAAGGAAACCATGAAGGCAGGAAAAATATTTTTCCGGCTATTTCTGGTTTTTATGAAAATAATCGTAACTATTCAGGACTTGATTGTAAAGGATGTGTTTATCAACCGTGTTGCCACGACCTTCAAGTCGTGGCAGGAATTTTATTAATTTTAAATACCCCGACCGCTTGCGGCGGGGTTACCGAATCCGAAAGACGAATAAAGTGGAATTAAGAAAGACATCTCGCTGTGTCTACAAAACAGACCAGTGCTCTTAAACTTGTAAGGTGCCTGGGAGCGGGAAAAAGATACCCCGTCCGCTTGCGGCGGGGTCATTCATTAAATCCGGTGGGCTTTAGCCCCAGAGAGGCTTAAAATATGGATTCGCCATCCGGGGTTGAAACCCCAAAAGATTTTTTCTCATCCTTTTTGCCACTCCGATATATCGGGGTGGCAATGGAAGTGGAAGAATTGGCCTAAAATATAGATGCCATTTTACCACGCTTGCGTGCCACCTCTTTCATCGGTGTAAACTCCGCACTTCAGCACGCAGGCACGGCCTGAATAGTTACAAACAATCCGTGTTCATCCGTGTCTGAGCGCTGTAGCCCCGCCACACTTCGGCTATGCTCGGTGTCCAGCGGGGCACAAGCGCGTTCTATTTAACAACCTTGGGATCCAATGAAAAAACGGGAAAGATACGTTTCCATAGTCATCGTTCCGCACCACAAGGGCACACAAAAGGAGCTGGAGTTCTCCTATACCGCTTTGCGCTGGCTGGGTGTTTTGGGTGCGGTTCTTTTGCTGGCCGCGGCACTGTTAGTGGTCAATTACGGCCATATTTTCTGGCGGGCCGGGCAATATGAGCTGATGAAGAAACGCCAGGCGGAGATGGAAACCCAGTTTGGGAAGTTGAGCGAGCTTAATGCCGAGATATCCAGGCTTAAGGCGCTGGAAAACAAGCTGAATGTGATACTCGGGGTCTCCCGCCAGCCCGATCCCCTTAATCTGGAACAGATCACCGCCCAGGTTCCGGTAAATTCCGACACGGCCGCAGCCGGCCAGCCGCAGGCTGTCCTTCCGGCGTCATCCCGGCGCACTACGGTGCCGGCCATAATGCCCTGCAAGGGATGGATATCCGCCGGGATGACGCCGGGCCACACCGGAGTGGACATCGCGGCCCGCGAGGGGGACCCGGTGTGGGCTGCGGCCGACGGGGAAGTCTCTTTTGCCGGTTGGGACAATTATTTTGGCCATAAGATAGAGATAAAACATAGCGACAAATTATCCACTATGTATGGACATAATGCTAAATTGTTGGTTAAAGTCGGAGATAAGGTAAAACAAGGTAAGGTAATAGCTTTGGTTGGGTCCACGGGCCAAAGTTCCGGCCCGCACC
This region includes:
- a CDS encoding M42 family metallopeptidase, yielding MKDLIKRLTETYGPSGNEELIREQIKKEIKSLANEVRTDVLGNLIAFTRAKSSKHKALKVMIAAHMDEIGFIATHIDKQGFVRVSNIGGIYLHNVIAQRVIFANGTVGTINEERAENPSEAKRIDKLYIDIGAAGKREAEARVAVGDVAGFHRSCEFLGNRAIAKSMDDRIGCAIMIEAMKKLKSSPNEIYFVFTTQEEVGLRGATTAAFGVSPDLGIAVDITGAFDTPDEKPKLPSALGGGAAIKVKDAGLLAHPAVKKLMIETARANKIPYQLDILEGGTTDGAAIYKTKSGIPTGVISVPTRYAHSASEMVDLGDVKASVDLLVKLLMLNLSAKGF
- a CDS encoding M23 family metallopeptidase yields the protein MKKRERYVSIVIVPHHKGTQKELEFSYTALRWLGVLGAVLLLAAALLVVNYGHIFWRAGQYELMKKRQAEMETQFGKLSELNAEISRLKALENKLNVILGVSRQPDPLNLEQITAQVPVNSDTAAAGQPQAVLPASSRRTTVPAIMPCKGWISAGMTPGHTGVDIAAREGDPVWAAADGEVSFAGWDNYFGHKIEIKHSDKLSTMYGHNAKLLVKVGDKVKQGKVIALVGSTGQSSGPHLHFEVRLNGQAVDPINYLVNK